The Brachyhypopomus gauderio isolate BG-103 chromosome 7, BGAUD_0.2, whole genome shotgun sequence genome has a window encoding:
- the LOC143519476 gene encoding uncharacterized protein LOC143519476: MLIEMPLHPSWLLVLVLQFLWPSMAVNFTVVPQNVTVALGKSASFQCGISSPKEVSFNFTVCRPEANYTLTCPGRSINFQTLSLSGYCQVNNTEALATWDLSTVGSDSNGIHIVCHTNGLTDKHAYLFIDGSSKYYAMLFGCVMGGFFGILIVFAVTYITLKKSEKFQTCFKGKEEDDIPTVAENTNQY, from the exons ATGCTCATAGAGATGCCTCTTCATCCATCATGGCTTTTGGTTTTAGTGCTGCAGTTCCTTTGGCCATCAATGG CGGTGAACTTCACTGTTGTCCCTCAGAATGTTACTGTAGCTCTTGGAAAATCAGCCTCTTTTCAATGTGGCATATCAAGTCCAAAGGAGGTGAGTTTCAACTTTACTGTCTGTCGACCTGAAGCTAACTACACTCTGACCTGCCCTGGACGATCAATCAATTTTCAGACTCTG tCACTGAGTGGATATTGTCAAGTCAATAATACTGAAGCTCTCGCTACATGGGACCTTTCTACTGTGGGATCTGATTCTAATGGAATTCATATTGTATGCCACACCAATGGTCTCACTGACAAACATGCATACCTTTTTATCGATG gaagcAGCAAGTACTATGCCATGCTTTTTGGCTGTGTGATGGGTGGCTTTTTTGGTATCCTAATTGTCTTTGCTGTGACATACATCACCCTGAAGAAATCAGAGAAATTTCAGACCTGCTTCA AAGGCAAAGAGGAAGACGATATCCCAACAGTTGCAGAGAACACAAACCAATACTGa
- the hpn gene encoding serine protease hepsin isoform X2, which produces MALCSPCRAAFAAGLTVVILGGLGAAIWALAIYLTAAEDTGLYDVQVSVADQRLRVFDSVQRRWRHVCSSGANQLLAGISCEEMGFVRAINFSVTCAPDSSSGHEFFCVKESELTYGKKISTALHPCKCEKGQILEVLCQDCGRRMQPEERIVGGADARQGSWPWQVSLQYDGVHQCGGSIISDRWIISAAHCFPERYRHVSRWRVLMGSIYNTPIHKNVVIGEVRTVVYHSSYLPFVDANIDDNSRDIAVLALTNPLQFTDYMQPVCLPTYGQRLVDGQMGTVTGWGNVEYYGTQANILQEAHIPIISDAVCNAPDYYDNQVTTTMFCAGYEKGGTDSCQGDSGGPFVVADCLSKTSRYRLLGVVSWGTGCAMAKKPGVYTRVSRFLPWISSAMRTYENSPGVHKMARAATV; this is translated from the exons ATGGCCCTATGTAGCCCATGCAGAGCGGCCTTTGCTGCGGGTTTGACTGTGGTCATACTGGGTGGACTGGGAGCTGCCATCTGGGCACTGG cAATCTACTTAACTGCAGCAGAAGACACAGGTTTATACGATG TGCAGGTTAGCGTGGCTGACCAGAGGTTGAGGGTTTTTGACTCTGTCCAGAGGAGGTGGAGACATGTTTGCTCTTCCGGTGCAAATCAGCTACTCGCTGGCATCAGCTGTGAGGAGATGGGCTTTGTGAG GGCAATAAATTTCTCCGTCACCTGTGCTCCAGACAGCAGCAGCGGTCACGAGTTCTTCTGCGTAAAAGAAAGCGAGTTAACGTACGGGAAGAAGATAAGCACTGCCCTGCATCCTTG TAAATGTGAAAAAGGACAAATCCTTGAAGTGCTTTGTCAAG ACTGTGGGCGGCGTATGCAGCCTGAGGAGAGGATTGTGGGCGGGGCCGACGCGCGTCAGGGCTCCTGGCCATGGCAGGTTAGCCTGCAGTACGACGGCGTTCACCAGTGTGGGGGATCCATCATATCAGACCGCTGGATCATCAGTGCCGCACACTGCTTCCCTga GAGATACCGTCACGTGTCGAGGTGGAGAGTCCTGATGGGCTCTATCTACAACACCCCCATCCACAAGAACGTGGTGATCGGTGAGGTGAGAACGGTCGTCTACCACAGCAGCTACCTGCCTTTCGTCGACGCCAACATAGATGACAACAGCCGAGACATCGCTGTCCTGGCCCTAACCAACCCACTGCAGTTCACTG ACTACATGCAGCCGGTTTGTTTGCCTACGTACGGCCAGAGACTGGTAGACGGCCAGATGGGCACAGTGACTGGCTGGGGAAATGTGGAGTATTATG GTACCCAAGCCAATATTCTGCAGGAAGCCCATATTCCCATCATAAGCGATGCTGTCTGCAACGCCCCCGATTACTATGACAACCAGGTCACCACTACAATGTTCTGCGCTGGCTATGAAAAGGGAGGAACAGACTCCTGCCAG GGGGACAGCGGTGGTCCGTTTGTGGTAGCGGACTGTCTGTCTAAGACGAGCCGCTACAGGTTGCTCGGTGTGGTGAGCTGGGGCACAGGTTGTGCCATGGCCAAGAAACCGGGCGTCTACACCAGAGTCTCCCGCTTCCTGCCCTGGATATCCAGCGCCATGAGG ACATATGAGAATTCCCCAGGAGTCCATAAAATGGCTCGAGCAGCCACAGTGTAG
- the hpn gene encoding serine protease hepsin isoform X1 yields the protein MTEKKIGAPGMALCSPCRAAFAAGLTVVILGGLGAAIWALAIYLTAAEDTGLYDVQVSVADQRLRVFDSVQRRWRHVCSSGANQLLAGISCEEMGFVRAINFSVTCAPDSSSGHEFFCVKESELTYGKKISTALHPCKCEKGQILEVLCQDCGRRMQPEERIVGGADARQGSWPWQVSLQYDGVHQCGGSIISDRWIISAAHCFPERYRHVSRWRVLMGSIYNTPIHKNVVIGEVRTVVYHSSYLPFVDANIDDNSRDIAVLALTNPLQFTDYMQPVCLPTYGQRLVDGQMGTVTGWGNVEYYGTQANILQEAHIPIISDAVCNAPDYYDNQVTTTMFCAGYEKGGTDSCQGDSGGPFVVADCLSKTSRYRLLGVVSWGTGCAMAKKPGVYTRVSRFLPWISSAMRTYENSPGVHKMARAATV from the exons aTGACAGAGAAAAAGATAG GAGCACCAGGGATGGCCCTATGTAGCCCATGCAGAGCGGCCTTTGCTGCGGGTTTGACTGTGGTCATACTGGGTGGACTGGGAGCTGCCATCTGGGCACTGG cAATCTACTTAACTGCAGCAGAAGACACAGGTTTATACGATG TGCAGGTTAGCGTGGCTGACCAGAGGTTGAGGGTTTTTGACTCTGTCCAGAGGAGGTGGAGACATGTTTGCTCTTCCGGTGCAAATCAGCTACTCGCTGGCATCAGCTGTGAGGAGATGGGCTTTGTGAG GGCAATAAATTTCTCCGTCACCTGTGCTCCAGACAGCAGCAGCGGTCACGAGTTCTTCTGCGTAAAAGAAAGCGAGTTAACGTACGGGAAGAAGATAAGCACTGCCCTGCATCCTTG TAAATGTGAAAAAGGACAAATCCTTGAAGTGCTTTGTCAAG ACTGTGGGCGGCGTATGCAGCCTGAGGAGAGGATTGTGGGCGGGGCCGACGCGCGTCAGGGCTCCTGGCCATGGCAGGTTAGCCTGCAGTACGACGGCGTTCACCAGTGTGGGGGATCCATCATATCAGACCGCTGGATCATCAGTGCCGCACACTGCTTCCCTga GAGATACCGTCACGTGTCGAGGTGGAGAGTCCTGATGGGCTCTATCTACAACACCCCCATCCACAAGAACGTGGTGATCGGTGAGGTGAGAACGGTCGTCTACCACAGCAGCTACCTGCCTTTCGTCGACGCCAACATAGATGACAACAGCCGAGACATCGCTGTCCTGGCCCTAACCAACCCACTGCAGTTCACTG ACTACATGCAGCCGGTTTGTTTGCCTACGTACGGCCAGAGACTGGTAGACGGCCAGATGGGCACAGTGACTGGCTGGGGAAATGTGGAGTATTATG GTACCCAAGCCAATATTCTGCAGGAAGCCCATATTCCCATCATAAGCGATGCTGTCTGCAACGCCCCCGATTACTATGACAACCAGGTCACCACTACAATGTTCTGCGCTGGCTATGAAAAGGGAGGAACAGACTCCTGCCAG GGGGACAGCGGTGGTCCGTTTGTGGTAGCGGACTGTCTGTCTAAGACGAGCCGCTACAGGTTGCTCGGTGTGGTGAGCTGGGGCACAGGTTGTGCCATGGCCAAGAAACCGGGCGTCTACACCAGAGTCTCCCGCTTCCTGCCCTGGATATCCAGCGCCATGAGG ACATATGAGAATTCCCCAGGAGTCCATAAAATGGCTCGAGCAGCCACAGTGTAG
- the LOC143519483 gene encoding V-set and immunoglobulin domain-containing protein 1: MDMNHLKSGWLWTSFVISGVFASDWAVRVPALPVRAPTGSSVTLPCTYDFPEVLGGPRHKVLSEMWCRNQSFCITPMYVYHSAGIFPEPAYQGRVRYLGTTGSKNCTLQIAELKPTDSGVYVFRFITDHPVSKLPGQRGLTLEVTDGPVKTLVTVTSTGHIAEGNPLTLTCTSYAASPVRNYTWFKTNGAITLLKGSGQNFSIECLTSKDSGLYTCTAQNTWGSQNASIQITIQKGSPVVLVGIVCGLGITLTLVAIIAAYARRHLVSRSCQLTSNDEGYL, from the exons ATGGACATGAATCACCTTAAGAGCGGATGGCTGTGGACATCTTTTGTGATTTCAG GTGTTTTTGCCAGCGACTGGGCTGTGCGTGTGCCGGCTCTGCCCGTCCGCGCCCCAACAGGGTCTTCTGTGACGCTACCCTGCACATACGACTTCCCCGAGGTCTTGGGGGGTCCCCGTCACAAGGTGCTCTCTGAGATGTGGTGTCGGAATCAGAGTTTCTGCATCACGCCCATGTACGTCTACCACAGTGCGGGCATCTTCCCCGAGCCTGCGTACCAGGGCAGGGTGCGGTATCTGGGCACGACCGGTTCCAAGAACTGCACGCTCCAGATAGCTGAGCTGAAGCCCACAGACAGTGGGGTCTATGTGTTTCGTTTTATAACCGATCACCCAGTGAGCAAGCTGCCAGGCCAGAGGGGACTAACCTTAGAAGTGACAG ATGGACCAGTTAAGACTTTGGTGACTGTCACTAGCACAGGGCACATTGCTGAGGGCAATCCACTGACCCTCACATGCACCAGTTACGCCGCCTCACCTGTGAGGAACTACACGTGGTTCAAGACCAACGGAGCCATAACATTATTAAAAGGCTCGGGCCAAAACTTCAGCATTGAGTGTCTGACTTCTAAAGACAGTGGCTTATATACCTGTACGGCCCAGAACACCTGGGGCTCCCAGAATGCTTCAATTCAGATCACCATCCAGAAAG GTAGCCCTGTTGTCCTCGTTGGCATTGTGTGTGGACTTGGCATCACACTGACATTAGTAGCCATTATTGCTGCTTATGCCAGAAG GCATTTGGTCTCTAGGTCATGTCAGCTAACGAGTAATGATGAAGGATACCTCTGA